A genomic region of Bubalus kerabau isolate K-KA32 ecotype Philippines breed swamp buffalo chromosome 10, PCC_UOA_SB_1v2, whole genome shotgun sequence contains the following coding sequences:
- the PGF gene encoding placenta growth factor isoform X1 encodes MPTVRLFTCFLQLLTGLVLPAVPTTQWALSPGNISSEVEVVPFQQVWSRSYCRPVERLVDIVSEYPSEMEHLFSPSCVSLMRCTGCCSDESMHCVPLETANVTMQLMKYRSLDQPFFVEMSFSQHVRCECKPLWEKMKQTRRRSRVRGPRKREEQKHKDCHLCGDTVSQR; translated from the exons ATGCCTACCGTGAGACTGTTCACTTGCTTCCTGCAGCTCCTGACGGGGCTGGTGTTGCCTGCCGTGCCCACGACG CAGTGGGCCTTGTCTCCTGGGAACATTTCATCAGAGGTGGAAG TGGTGCCCTTCCAGCAAGTGTGGAGCCGCAGCTACTGCCGGCCAGTGGAGAGGTTGGTGGACATTGTGTCTGAGTACCCCAGCGAGATGGAGCATCTATTCAGCCCATCCTGTGTCTCCCTAATGCGCTGCACCGGCTGCTGCAGCGATGAGAGCATGCACTGCGTGCCCCTGGAGACAGCCAACGTCACCATGCAG CTCATGAAGTACCGCTCTCTGGACCAGCCCTTCTTTGTGGAGATGAGCTTCTCTCAGCACGTCCGCTGCGAGTGCAA ACCTCTATGGGAGAAGATGAAGCAAACAAG GAGGAGATCCAGGGTCAGGGGCCCgaggaagagagaggagcagAAACACAAAGACTGTCACCT GTGCGGTGATACTGTTTCCCAGAGGTAA
- the PGF gene encoding placenta growth factor isoform X2 — translation MPTVRLFTCFLQLLTGLVLPAVPTTQWALSPGNISSEVEVVPFQQVWSRSYCRPVERLVDIVSEYPSEMEHLFSPSCVSLMRCTGCCSDESMHCVPLETANVTMQLMKYRSLDQPFFVEMSFSQHVRCECKPLWEKMKQTRCGDTVSQR, via the exons ATGCCTACCGTGAGACTGTTCACTTGCTTCCTGCAGCTCCTGACGGGGCTGGTGTTGCCTGCCGTGCCCACGACG CAGTGGGCCTTGTCTCCTGGGAACATTTCATCAGAGGTGGAAG TGGTGCCCTTCCAGCAAGTGTGGAGCCGCAGCTACTGCCGGCCAGTGGAGAGGTTGGTGGACATTGTGTCTGAGTACCCCAGCGAGATGGAGCATCTATTCAGCCCATCCTGTGTCTCCCTAATGCGCTGCACCGGCTGCTGCAGCGATGAGAGCATGCACTGCGTGCCCCTGGAGACAGCCAACGTCACCATGCAG CTCATGAAGTACCGCTCTCTGGACCAGCCCTTCTTTGTGGAGATGAGCTTCTCTCAGCACGTCCGCTGCGAGTGCAA ACCTCTATGGGAGAAGATGAAGCAAACAAG GTGCGGTGATACTGTTTCCCAGAGGTAA